The Hydrogenophaga crocea genome contains a region encoding:
- a CDS encoding DUF4212 domain-containing protein, which produces MPSEPLAKEKHDRRALVLKAVLLVMMVLVSFVACFFARDLSFTVFGWPFHFWLASQGAVLAFIAIVAVYAWAMNRIEAEEGRDEHGPRGDAGA; this is translated from the coding sequence ATGCCTTCCGAACCCCTCGCCAAAGAGAAGCACGACCGGCGCGCGCTGGTGCTCAAGGCCGTGCTGCTGGTGATGATGGTGCTGGTGTCCTTCGTCGCGTGCTTCTTCGCGCGCGATCTGAGCTTCACCGTGTTCGGCTGGCCCTTCCACTTCTGGCTGGCCTCGCAGGGCGCGGTGCTGGCCTTCATCGCCATCGTGGCGGTGTACGCCTGGGCCATGAACCGCATCGAGGCCGAAGAGGGCCGCGACGAGCACGGGCCGCGCGGGGACGCCGGTGCTTGA